The sequence ATCATCACCGCTATAGATTGAGCTACCAGTGCTACCAAAATCTTGGCTACGCTTAAAATAGGCTAATCCCACAAAACCGTTAAAATCCTTATCCTTAAGACCAAAGCTATATTTACCATCCACGGTATAGCTCTTGTCCTTCATATCCACATATTGCTGAGCTGTGGCAAGGGCCTCATAGGATTCAAAGCCCCAGTTATAATCCATGTAGGCGACAATCAGATCGAAGGCTTGCCCTTCTCCAAGCTCATAATCCACTTTTACAGAGTGAGTCGTAGATTTAGTTTCGATATAGCGCTGGAAAATCGGCTTGTAGGCCCAAGGATCATCACCGGTAAAGTAGTTACGTCCTGAGTCACCTTTCTCATCATTGTATGACAAGCTATAGAGTACTTTCAGATCTTCAATCGCACTCGGCTGCCACAAAAATTTGCCGCGCCAGCGATTGGTAATGAGTTCATTTTGATCAAATGTGGCGGGATTTGTCGGGTATTCCAAACCTTTATTGTAGGTTTCGCCCGTCACATTTTGGCCACTCACCCTAAATGCCAATTCATCATCGAGGATCGGGCCTGAGAGCATCACCGCACTATCGATAAAGTTATCTTGATCGCGATAACCAACGCGAGCCGCGCCCTGCCAATCGAAGGTCGGATCTTCGGTTTTAATAAATACCGTACCGCCAATGCTGTTACGACCATTGATGGTCGATTGCGGGCCACGGAACACCTCAATTTGTTGAATATCCCACAACCCGGTATCACCGGAGAGATCAGCAACAAAGGGCTCAGCCACACCATCGACTAAGGTTGATACCCGCGCACGAGCCCCACCGGTGAAAGAGTTAAATCCGGAGGCCGAGCCATTACCTGAAACACCCCGAATATCGGGCACAGAACCTGATAGCACTACCACATTGGGCACCTCAGATAAGGCACTGGAGGTGGATTGATATTGACCACTATCGAGGGTTTCCTTGTCGATCACAGAAATTGATGACGTCGTATCCTTCAGGCTACGCTCAATCTTCTCACCATAAACAGTAATTCTTTCAATCGGTTCTGAAGACTCAGCATCCGCAGCGGCATAAGCGGAAGATATCAGTAAACTCGAAACTATTGCGGCAATTGTACTTTTCTTAAACGCCTTGCATTTCATAAAAACCTCGACGGCACTCATTGATAAAAAGGTGTTAACTAAAAATGCCGACAATCTATATTAAAACAACCTTAATCGCAATTGATAACCAATATCATTTACATTCAAAAGATGACTTTGTGATATTGCGCAAATACATTAGGCATTGAAGAGGAAAACACTTTAAATGTTAATAAGATAAGTCAGTCACAATAGCCTTATTTCTACAAATATTCGGTGACTAAGACTGAAGCCGTCATCCAATAGCTTTCTTCTGCTACTGCCTATATTCTAAGTTGCTAATTGGAGGCTTAGTGGAAATACGGAAACCATGAGTGATATTTCAAAAGCAAAATTGATGTACCTAGCGATAGGAGTGTTCATCGGGAACATTATTGGCAACCTCTCACTATCGATAAGCAATTTATTTTTAGCAATTGCATCCATATTAGGCTGGTTAGTACTAATGGTCGGAATTCCTCCCTCTAATAGTCACCAATTTCGAATTGCGTCTTTCTTTATATCAATCAGCCTATTACCTGTATCGTGGGGGGATTTATATAACGGCAAATTAAGCGCCTAGTGGCCATAGTTTTGCCCTGTATTGGCGATAAGGATTTCGATCACATGCTTACTGAATGAAGTGATAGTCGTGAAGCAAATAGCCAGTCGTAAATTCATTACCAACACTGGGCTACTCCGCAGGTACAAATCTTTTTGAATGCAGTTGATATTCTGCTTGTTCGTCCGAGGTAAAACGCAATAGATACCAAAGTTTCCCCTAGTCAGAGCAAAAATCTTCCCTCAGTAACTCTCGCCTTATCAATACATAAATCGAGCGCTGCCATTACAGGAATTACTCCAATGCCTCTGTCTGTTTCTGCACTCGGCTCGCCCAATATCCTGCCAGCATGGCGCCTGAGAGATTATGCCAAATCGAAAAAATTGCACTGGGTATCGCACTGATGGGGCTAAAAAACTTGATACACAGAGCGGTCGCGAGACCAGAGTTTTGCAGCCCTACCTCAATCGAAATGGTTTTACACACAGTGTGACTAAAGCCGAGCAAGCGACAGCATAAATAGCCCAAGGTGAGCCCTAGGCCATTATGTAAAAATACCGCGAGTAAAATCACTGGCCCCACCTGGGCAAATTGCCCCGCATTTAAGGCCACAATGATGCTAATTGCCATAACAATCGCCACGATCGAAATCAGCGGTAACGCGGGAGAAAGTTTAGCCACCTGCGGTTTAAAGAAGTGATTCAATACCACACCGACAGTCACAGGGATAAGCACGATTTTGACGAGACTGAGTAACATATCCATCAACGGAATAGCGACCATCTCACCGATTAAGAGCTGAATAATCAAAGGAGTGAGCACTACACCCGCTAAAGTGGATAGCGCCGTCATCGTGATAGATAAGGCGACATCGCCCTTAGCCAAATAGCAAATTACGTTCGATGCCGTACCGCCCGCTACGCTCCCCACCAGCACCATGCCGATAGTCAGTTCCCTATCGAGCCCTAAGAGCAAACTGATCGCGAGGGCGCTTAAGGGCATCAGGGTAAATTGCAAAATTAAGCCCGTGATAACAGCACGCTTCTGCTTGAATGCATTTGCAAAATCTTGTAAATCTAAGGTCAAGCCCATGGATAACATAATGACCACCAGCAGCGGTACTATGCTGTTTTTAAATACGACAAACCAAGCTGGCATGAGATACGCCGTTACCGCCCCGAGCAGGGCAAACAGCGGAAACAGGCGGTTGACATTTACCACGGGAAATCCTTTTTTAAAGCCATAACCACAGGGATAATGACAGCCAGACTCCCGCTATACAAGCCAAAGCATCCACAGGTTAAAAACACCTTCGTTCAAATTTCAGCCTTTCGATTAAGCTGCATAAGTTAATCGCCCAAATTCAATTAGAAGCGCTTAAAAACCTCAGCAGGCATGCATCTGCAATCACTAAAACATGATCTGCTTAACAAAAAACTAGTGATTTCCTTGTTAGGAAACCGTAACTTATAACCAGTTCACGTTTTATTTACTCCATTCGAGGTAGTCTAATTGCGCTAGGTGGTCGTGAATTACCTAAAGCAATTTCGGTGTTTACGGTTAGCACTCTCAGATAGGAATCGTTATGTCTTCTGTTATTCAAACGCTCAACGGCGCGATCGCAACGCCTTATCAAGCAAATATTACTGTCCCTAACTGGATGCTCAGCTCGATGGAACGAGTCATGCAGTATTATGTCGATAAGAATCTTCGCCTTGATACACTCTCCGCTGACATCATGCCTGCCCCGGTCGAAGGTAAAAAGTACATGCTTTATGCCCATGTGCCCTTCTGCCATACCTTGTGCTCTTACTGTACCTTCCACCGTTTCATGTTTAAGGAAGACAAGGCGCGTGCTTACTTCATCTCATTACGTAAAGAGATGGAAATGGTCAAGGCCCTCGGCTATGACTTTGAATCTATGTACATTGGTGGCGGTACCACCACGGTATTAGAGGACGAGCTCGCCCGCACCATTGAACACGCTAAAACCTTATTCCCCAGCATTAAAGAGGTTTCCTGCGAGTCAGATCCACAGCATTTAGACAGCCCAGGTTTTAAACAACTCAAGGGTTTAGTGGATCGCATGTCTATCGGCGTACAGAGCTTTAATGACGATATTTTAAAAATGACCGACCGCCTCGAAAAATTCGGCACAGGTCAGCAAACCTTCGACAAGATCATGGCGGCTAAAGAGCTGTTCCCCATTATCAACGTCGACCTAATTTTTGGCTTCCGCGGTCAGACCGATGAAGTGATCCAGCACGACTTAGACATGGCCTCGCGCCTCGACCCAAGACAGATCACCACCTACCCACTGATGATTACTCACCAAACGCGTAAGAGTGTTAAAGGTAAACTGGCAGCACCACAGGCGGATATGGCCAACCAATATCGCCAAATCTTAAATAGCTTAAATGGTCAATATAATCAGTTATCTGCATGGGCATTTGGTAAGGCGAATGACGAAGGTTTTGATGAATATGTGATCGACTACGATGAGTATTTAGGGGTCGGTTCAGGTTCATTTAGCTTTTTGAATGATACCTTATACGTCAACACCTTCTCCCTGCGTAAATACCAAGAGCGGATCGCCGCTGGTAAGATGGGCGTCGAGCAACAGAAGAACTACAACAAAAAAGATGTGATGCAATATCGCTTCCTGCTGGGTATGTTCTCCGGTCGTCTGTCGCGCAAATACTTCCGCGAAACCTTTGGCGTAAACTTAGACACCGCGCTGTTTAAAGAAATGACTTCGATGAAGCTGATTGGCGCCATCAAGAACGACCCAACGGATCCCGATAATCTGATCATCACAGATAACGGTAAGATGATGGGTTTATTAATGATGAAAGAGTTCTACGCTGGTATGGATAACGTGCGCGCTCAATTGCGTAAACCGCTCAAACCCTGCGATATGTAAGCATACGTTAAACCACTAAAGGCCCTTTATGGGCCTTTTTGTTAAGGTGATTTCGCGCTACTCTTGCCTCAGTTAATTCGCATTAGTGACCAACCCAGTAATAAAGGAGTATTCGTTATGGGTTTTACTGATCAAGAAAGACAAGCACTACTGGCCGTGAAGGGCGTTGGCCCTACCGTAATTAAACGCTTTGAAGAAATTGGTATCACCTCACTCGCCCAGTTAGCCGAGCATGAGGTCGAGGATATTGCCAACCTCGTCGCTAGCATGTTGCGCACCACTTGCTGGAAAAATAGCCCGCAGGCACGCAATGCTATTGCCGCGGCCATTGAACTTGCCCGCCGCCAGTAATCTTATTATTTCTAATTCGTTGAGATATTTATGCCATCTTATTTTCGCATCTTAGCTTACAGTATAACCGCGCTGCTATTTAGCACATCGGCCTTTGCCAACGACAGCAGTTTCGGTGATGCCAATGGTTCAATCACCCTTAAATATCAGCCGCATATCAGTATGGATAAAGAGTCACTCTTTATCAGCGAGGCCGAAGTCAGGGTCGATTACGTGTTTACCAATACCAGTTCGCAGGATCTTATCGTCCCCATCGCCTTCCCCATGCCACCGATGTTTTTTGGCTCCGCCGATCACAGCAGCATTGATAACTTCACCCTTAAAGTGAATGGCAAAACCCAGCCAACTCAGCATAGGCTCGTCGCCCAACTTGCCGATAAAACCGATATTTCAGCCGAGCTGAAACAGCTTGGTTGGGGGATAGATGAAGTCGCTTACTTTGCCGAATATGCCGAAGTCCCCGAGGGCAAACCCGCGCTCCCCCAGCAATGGTTGGATGAGGACCAACAAATCGCCTTTACCCTAAGCGATTACTTTGTGTGGGAACAAACCTTTCCCGCGGGCCAATCTGTCTCCATCAGCCACAGTTATACGCCGAGCCTCTCAACGGGCATCCCCGATACCGCCAATAGTATTATCGATACTTACACTGAACTGGCCTGTTTAGATGAAAGCGCCAAGCAAGGTATTCGGAAGCGTAATCTCGTTGTCAAACAAGACGGCGAAGATGTTGAATATGGCGTGGAATGGAGCCACCTTAGCTATATTTTGGTCACGGCCAATAACTGGCAAGGGGCGATTAAGGACTTCAAACTCACTATTAAAAAATCCCAGCCCACTGATCTCATTAGCCTGTGTTTTGATGGCGAGCTTAAAAAAACCGATCCACTCACCTTTGAATTCCAGCAAAAACAGTTCACGCCAACGCAGGATCTCAGCATCCTGTTTATTCGTAAACCGAATTTTGAATAATCAAAAAAGAAGCCAGCTAGGTGCTGGCTTATTTATAAATCACTGTTTTTAAATTAAAAACTATAAGTCATACCTAACCAGTAACGGCGGCCATCTTCGATGTAGCCATATTCTTCTTGAGTGATTTCCTTATCGAAAGCGTTATAAATACCCGCGCTGAACTTAATGCTGTCATTTACGCGATAGTTGGCCCCTAAATCTAACAGCGTATAGGACGGCGCAATCAAACTACGCGAAGAAGGACCTGTGGTCGGTTGGCTCTCTTCGCCACGGTAATTGACCCGCAGCCAAGTATTTAAGTTATCTATCGGCTCATAGTTAACCGACAATTGTATTAAATGCTTAGGTAACTGATTCAATGGACTCCCTTTGTAGGCACCCGTCTTTTGCTCTGAATCCGTGTAAGTGTAGTTACCTGTTAGGGCTAAGTTACTCAGGATCTTATAGTCGATACTCAGCTCAACCCCTTGGGTGACCGCCTCATCGATATTCACATAGGTCGTCGGATCGGATCCAAACTGGTTTGGCCCGTCAGTACATTGGGTTGCAGGACAAGCAACCCGGGTGATCTTGTCCTTAAACTCGTTATAGAACACGCCAGCACTGGTGGTGATGGAGTCGGTGAGATCGGTGTAAATGCCTAGCTCATAGTTCACTGAGGTTTCAGGTTGCAAATCTGGATTACCGTACATATTGCCACCGCGGCTTACTTGCCCCCAATCAGGCACGGTTTGCCTTAAACTCGGCGCCCTAAAACCCGTCGATATCCCCCCTTTCAAGGTGGTGCTGCCGGTCAGCCCCCAAACACCATAAATCCGTGGGCTAAGATGCTCGCCAAAGTTTTCATCATCATCTAACCGCAGCCCTAAGGTTAAGGCAAAATCATCGACGATACGCCATTCATCCTCTGAGAATACCGACCACTGACGGCGGCTAATATCTTGTAAATCACTAACCTGATTGCCGGTTTCATCGGTTAAATCTTGATAATTGAAGGCAGCACCAAAGGTTGCCGTATGACTTTCACCTAAGGTGGCAATCACACTGGTTTGAGCATCGGTATTTTTGATTTTCATCTTACGGGATTTGTTATCGTACACTTCGTGCTTGATATAAGTATCCGAAGTGCCAAAGTCCCAACGCCCAGTATGCGATAGCGAAATCGTGCTGTTTTCATACTCGGTGGTCGACGATGCGGGGCAGCCACCGCGGCCACAACTGGCACCCGGTGCCAATGGCGCAACGGTTTTCCCCAAAGTGCTGTCCAGTTCTTGGTTGGCGGTGCCGACTTCCAACATAATGTCATGGTCTTGGTTAGGCGTGAGGGCAAATCTGGCGGTGAGATTATCCGCATCGCGACCTCGGTAACCGCCGTAGATATTATCTTCTTCACGTTGGGTATATTGGCCGTATAACTGCACGCCGAGCAGATCTTTAATCAATCCACCGTTCACAAAAAAGTTGCCTTGATAGACATTGCCCGAGACCGACTTCTCCTGCAAAGTGGTGTCGAGGCGCAATTCCCCCTGCCACTCATTGGGGACTTTGCGAGTGATAATGTTGATCACCCCACCAATGGCGTCAGAGCCATAAAGCGATGACATGGGGCCACGGACAATTTCAATCCTATCGATTGCCGCGAGCGGCGGCGTCCACGCGCCTTCAACGCCAGGGCCATCACTGTTGGTACGTGT comes from Shewanella oneidensis MR-1 and encodes:
- a CDS encoding TonB-dependent receptor; this translates as MKCKAFKKSTIAAIVSSLLISSAYAAADAESSEPIERITVYGEKIERSLKDTTSSISVIDKETLDSGQYQSTSSALSEVPNVVVLSGSVPDIRGVSGNGSASGFNSFTGGARARVSTLVDGVAEPFVADLSGDTGLWDIQQIEVFRGPQSTINGRNSIGGTVFIKTEDPTFDWQGAARVGYRDQDNFIDSAVMLSGPILDDELAFRVSGQNVTGETYNKGLEYPTNPATFDQNELITNRWRGKFLWQPSAIEDLKVLYSLSYNDEKGDSGRNYFTGDDPWAYKPIFQRYIETKSTTHSVKVDYELGEGQAFDLIVAYMDYNWGFESYEALATAQQYVDMKDKSYTVDGKYSFGLKDKDFNGFVGLAYFKRSQDFGSTGSSIYSGDDSTKSASVYGEVTYGLADSLWITVGGRVMREEQLRNFTMLYQGSQLLEKLDDANTVTLPKLVLQYALNDNTTLAASVRRGYNSGGGALSLVESEYYYYDEEFVNTYELSSRSAFANGDVNLSANLFYNDFDGYQASNSARKITNIDKAVSYGVEAEFSAMLTENWQFISGVGLLDSEIKQADPSYGDIIGNQLNSAPHVTANAGLKYWLSDAFSFGFAGHYVGEYFADINNTESRVAGDYVVARVSLDYQTDSWRVSGFVNNLFDEQAMTVNEPASRSYPDGYAAIIDPRNIGVSAMYRF
- a CDS encoding coproporphyrinogen III oxidase family protein translates to MSSVIQTLNGAIATPYQANITVPNWMLSSMERVMQYYVDKNLRLDTLSADIMPAPVEGKKYMLYAHVPFCHTLCSYCTFHRFMFKEDKARAYFISLRKEMEMVKALGYDFESMYIGGGTTTVLEDELARTIEHAKTLFPSIKEVSCESDPQHLDSPGFKQLKGLVDRMSIGVQSFNDDILKMTDRLEKFGTGQQTFDKIMAAKELFPIINVDLIFGFRGQTDEVIQHDLDMASRLDPRQITTYPLMITHQTRKSVKGKLAAPQADMANQYRQILNSLNGQYNQLSAWAFGKANDEGFDEYVIDYDEYLGVGSGSFSFLNDTLYVNTFSLRKYQERIAAGKMGVEQQKNYNKKDVMQYRFLLGMFSGRLSRKYFRETFGVNLDTALFKEMTSMKLIGAIKNDPTDPDNLIITDNGKMMGLLMMKEFYAGMDNVRAQLRKPLKPCDM
- a CDS encoding Rad51 domain protein, whose translation is MGFTDQERQALLAVKGVGPTVIKRFEEIGITSLAQLAEHEVEDIANLVASMLRTTCWKNSPQARNAIAAAIELARRQ
- a CDS encoding ligand-gated channel protein, whose product is MLLRRKKILAQVVSAALLLPATYAFAEAAPDKDKIMERIVVTASGFEQQVRDAPASISVITREDLDTRFYRDLTDAMLAVPGVVVTGGADRRDISLRGMGSQYTLILVDGKRQSSRETRTNSDGPGVEGAWTPPLAAIDRIEIVRGPMSSLYGSDAIGGVINIITRKVPNEWQGELRLDTTLQEKSVSGNVYQGNFFVNGGLIKDLLGVQLYGQYTQREEDNIYGGYRGRDADNLTARFALTPNQDHDIMLEVGTANQELDSTLGKTVAPLAPGASCGRGGCPASSTTEYENSTISLSHTGRWDFGTSDTYIKHEVYDNKSRKMKIKNTDAQTSVIATLGESHTATFGAAFNYQDLTDETGNQVSDLQDISRRQWSVFSEDEWRIVDDFALTLGLRLDDDENFGEHLSPRIYGVWGLTGSTTLKGGISTGFRAPSLRQTVPDWGQVSRGGNMYGNPDLQPETSVNYELGIYTDLTDSITTSAGVFYNEFKDKITRVACPATQCTDGPNQFGSDPTTYVNIDEAVTQGVELSIDYKILSNLALTGNYTYTDSEQKTGAYKGSPLNQLPKHLIQLSVNYEPIDNLNTWLRVNYRGEESQPTTGPSSRSLIAPSYTLLDLGANYRVNDSIKFSAGIYNAFDKEITQEEYGYIEDGRRYWLGMTYSF
- a CDS encoding bile acid:sodium symporter family protein; this translates as MVNVNRLFPLFALLGAVTAYLMPAWFVVFKNSIVPLLVVIMLSMGLTLDLQDFANAFKQKRAVITGLILQFTLMPLSALAISLLLGLDRELTIGMVLVGSVAGGTASNVICYLAKGDVALSITMTALSTLAGVVLTPLIIQLLIGEMVAIPLMDMLLSLVKIVLIPVTVGVVLNHFFKPQVAKLSPALPLISIVAIVMAISIIVALNAGQFAQVGPVILLAVFLHNGLGLTLGYLCCRLLGFSHTVCKTISIEVGLQNSGLATALCIKFFSPISAIPSAIFSIWHNLSGAMLAGYWASRVQKQTEALE
- a CDS encoding DUF4424 domain-containing protein, with amino-acid sequence MPSYFRILAYSITALLFSTSAFANDSSFGDANGSITLKYQPHISMDKESLFISEAEVRVDYVFTNTSSQDLIVPIAFPMPPMFFGSADHSSIDNFTLKVNGKTQPTQHRLVAQLADKTDISAELKQLGWGIDEVAYFAEYAEVPEGKPALPQQWLDEDQQIAFTLSDYFVWEQTFPAGQSVSISHSYTPSLSTGIPDTANSIIDTYTELACLDESAKQGIRKRNLVVKQDGEDVEYGVEWSHLSYILVTANNWQGAIKDFKLTIKKSQPTDLISLCFDGELKKTDPLTFEFQQKQFTPTQDLSILFIRKPNFE